One region of Thunnus albacares chromosome 8, fThuAlb1.1, whole genome shotgun sequence genomic DNA includes:
- the gra gene encoding uncharacterized protein C8orf88 homolog isoform X1 gives MTLVSRMEVSRRRILQKHLEPARPLRRCIHVDIEPQISAATCAQTLMEVMDQETNVDIEQFYKIINLHKQKEGRISYTRDFLIGLASCPEARKKPEFLPEHPIVLTKARDPEHLRFHETMWNGEKGDMLAEKLHSP, from the exons ATGACACTGGTGAG CAGAATGGAGGTATCAAGGAGAAGAATCCTCCAAAAACATCTGGAGCCAGCGAGACCACTACGTCGCTGCATCCATGTTGACATCG AGCCCCAAATAAGTGCTGCTACATGTGCACAGACACTGATGGAGGTAATGGATCAAGAG ACAAATGTTGACATAGAGCAGTTCTACAAGATTATCAACCTCCACAAACAGAAAGAAG gCAGAATATCTTACACAAGAGATTTTTTAATTGGTTTGGCAAGTTGTCCTGAGGCCAGGAAGAAGCCGGAATTCTTGCCAGAGCACCCCATAGTCTTAACCAAGGCG AGAGATCCTGAGCACCTAAGGTTTCATGAAACGATGTGGAATGGGGAAAAAGGAGACAT gtTGGCAGAAAAGCTTCACTCACCTTAA
- the gra gene encoding uncharacterized protein C8orf88 homolog isoform X2 encodes MEVSRRRILQKHLEPARPLRRCIHVDIEPQISAATCAQTLMEVMDQETNVDIEQFYKIINLHKQKEGRISYTRDFLIGLASCPEARKKPEFLPEHPIVLTKARDPEHLRFHETMWNGEKGDMLAEKLHSP; translated from the exons ATGGAGGTATCAAGGAGAAGAATCCTCCAAAAACATCTGGAGCCAGCGAGACCACTACGTCGCTGCATCCATGTTGACATCG AGCCCCAAATAAGTGCTGCTACATGTGCACAGACACTGATGGAGGTAATGGATCAAGAG ACAAATGTTGACATAGAGCAGTTCTACAAGATTATCAACCTCCACAAACAGAAAGAAG gCAGAATATCTTACACAAGAGATTTTTTAATTGGTTTGGCAAGTTGTCCTGAGGCCAGGAAGAAGCCGGAATTCTTGCCAGAGCACCCCATAGTCTTAACCAAGGCG AGAGATCCTGAGCACCTAAGGTTTCATGAAACGATGTGGAATGGGGAAAAAGGAGACAT gtTGGCAGAAAAGCTTCACTCACCTTAA
- the rbm12bb gene encoding RNA binding motif protein 12Bb codes for MAVVIRLQGLRVTAGSQDIRNFFTGLKIPDGGVHIIGGERDEAFIIFASDEDARRAMTRSGGSIKGSPVTLLLSSKAEMQSMLEKSTRNVEREKRRLLEENARRARRSVDREPGRRSGSRSGHTSPPRHQRASNSDFLCVFLKGMPFSVTEKDVLNFFSGLLVDEIVLLKNQKGQNNGRGLVRFATREDASEGLRRDRKYMGSRYVEVYTTTEDDWHRAVGSNTAGKVERERSPVRSQRNPQYHARSQSPLAQRSTASSNEEYCVFLENLSYAVEKDDIKKFFRNARLEDDQILYMIGNDGRRTRSAFVLFKSLRDYSDATTYDKVMFFNRWVFVRPISRENMITLLESQNMDAQPENAGNPYDSEEMCLFVRNLPFDVRKVEIMDFFLGFNVTEDRVFLLHDDTGAGIGKALVLFQSEAEATRALSLNGRRFLGSEVALKCISHSQMRELGVEPPVGQEQLLREERYSGRSNEVSCRPGFVEYPDLRKRHNSNIPMTNAQPQVHESYDYEPYAEGRFAPQDGGNGIHGGFDSSVQNFDGPTCIKLVNLPFQIKSEEIYDFCYGYRIIPGSVSLQYDKSGATSATVVFESRPEALTAIEELSGRPIGARKIQLLFV; via the coding sequence ATGGCGGTCGTCATCCGTTTACAGGGACTGAGAGTCACAGCAGGTTCTCAGGATATTCGTAACTTCTTCACTGGCCTCAAAATTCCAGATGGAGGGGTGCATATAATTGGTGGGGAGCGAGACGAAGCTTTCATTATTTTTGCTTCAGATGAAGACGCGAGAAGAGCCATGACACGGTCAGGGGGTAGCATTAAAGGATCACCTGTTACATTGCTATTAAGTAGTAAAGCAGAGATGCAGAGTATGCTTGAAAAAAGTACAAGAAATGTAGAACGGGAGAAAAGGAGGCTACTTGAGGAGAACGCAAGACGTGCTAGAAGATCTGTGGACCGTGAACCGGGCAGGAGGTCAGGTAGCAGATCAGGTCATACCTCTCCACCTCGTCACCAGAGGGCTTCAAACTCtgactttttgtgtgtgtttcttaaaGGAATGCCCTTCTCTGTGACTGAAAAGGATGTGCTTAACTTTTTCAGTGGTTTACTTGTTGACGAAATAGTCTTATTGAAAAATCAAAAGGGCCAAAACAATGGAAGAGGTCTTGTCAGATTTGCAACAAGAGAGGATGCAAGCGAAGGCCTGAGGAGGGATAGGAAATACATGGGGTCAAGGTATGTGGAGGTCTACACAACAACAGAAGATGATTGGCATCGAGCTGTTGGTTCCAACACGGCTGGCaaggttgagagagagagatcaccTGTTCGCAGTCAGAGGAATCCACAATATCATGCAAGGTCACAATCACCATTGGCCCAGAGGTCCACTGCTTCTTCCAACGAGGAGTACTGTGTTTTTTTGGAAAACCTATCTTATGCAGTGGAAAAAGACgacataaaaaagttttttcgCAACGCAAGGCTTGAGGATGACCAAATCCTGTACATGATTGGAAACGATGGGAGAAGAACCAGATCTGCATTTGTGCTGTTCAAGAGTCTGCGAGACTATTCTGATGCAACAACTTACGACAAAGTTATGTTTTTCAACCGATGGGTTTTTGTACGCCCAATCTCAAGAGAGAACATGATCACCCTTCTGGAATCGCAGAACATGGATGCCCAACCTGAAAACGCCGGTAATCCTTATGACTCTGAggaaatgtgtctgtttgtacGGAATCTGCCATTTGATGTGCGGAAAGTTGAGATCATGGACTTCTTCCTTGGGTTCAACGTCACAGAGGACAGGGTGTTTTTGCTGCACGACGATACAGGTGCTGGGATTGGAAAGGCATTGGTTCTCTTCCAGTCTGAGGCAGAGGCAACAAGAGCACTCTCACTTAATGGACGAAGGTTTCTTGGGTCAGAAGTTGCACTGAAATGTATTTCGCATTCTCAGATGCGGGAATTGGGTGTTGAGCCACCAGTGGGGCAAGAGCAACTGCTAAGAGAGGAGCGGTACTCAGGCAGAAGCAACGAGGTATCCTGTCGCCCTGGGTTCGTAGAGTACCCTGACTTGCGTAAACGTCATAATAGTAATATACCAATGACTAATGCACAGCCCCAAGTCCATGAAAGCTATGATTATGAGCCTTATGCAGAAGGACGTTTCGCTCCACAGGACGGCGGTAATGGCATTCATGGCGGTTTTGACTCCTCAGTGCAGAATTTTGATGGTCCCACCTGTATAAAGCTTGTCAACTTGCCATTTCAAATCAAAAGTGAAGAAATCTATGACTTTTGCTATGGATATCGTATTATCCCTGGATCTGTGTCACTGCAGTATGACAAGAGTGGAGCAACTTCTGCGACTGTAGTATTTGAGTCTCGTCCAGAGGCGTTGACAGCGATTGAGGAACTGAGTGGAAGACCAATAGGTGCCAGAAAAATACAGCTACTATTTGTGTGA
- the upp1 gene encoding uridine phosphorylase 1 — translation MNPKDNKQTASHSSPVCVHNPHLDSLKDDILYHFSLGTNTHNLPAMFGDVKFVCVGGSPWRMKSFIEYIAAELCMEDPKSEYPNICAGTDRYAMYKVGPVLSVSHGMGIPSIAIMLHELIKLLHHAHCTDVTIIRIGTSGGIGLEPGTVVVTKQSVDATFLPKFEQVILGKTVVRNTDLDQSLALELLQCSNELNQFETVLGNTMCTLDFYEGQGRLDGAFCSYTEKDKQEYLNKANQAGVCNIEMESSVFAAMCKLSGLRAAVVCVTLLDRLKGDQLSSSHEVLHNYQQRPQILVGHYIKKHLNANAVRS, via the exons ATGAATCCAAAGGACAACAAGCAAACTGCGTCACACAGCAG CCCTGTTTGTGTGCACAACCCTCACCTGGATTCACTGAAAGATGACATCCTCTACCACTTCAGCCTAGGAACTAACACTCACAACCTACCTGCTATGTTTGGTGATGTCAAA tttgtgtgtgttggaggcAGTCCCTGGAGAATGAAATCATTCATTGAGTACATTGCTGCTGAGCTATGTATGGAAGACCCCAAATCAGAGTACCCAAATATCTGTGCTGGAACGGACCGCTATGCCATGTACAAAGTTGGCCCTGTACTCTCTGTCAGT CATGGGATGGGCATCCCATCCATTGCCATAATGTTGCATGAGCTGATAAAGCTCCTCCATCACGCACATTGCACAGATGTTACAATTATACGCATTGGAACGTCAGGTGGAATAG GGCTTGAACCTGGCACTGTTGTTGTTACCAAACAATCTGTGGATGCCACCTTCCTGCCCAAGTTTGAGCAGGTGATCCTGGGGAAGACAGTGGTCCGTAACACTGATCTGGACCAAAGCCTGGCTCTGGAGCTGTTGCAGTGCAGCAATGAGCTGAACCAGTTTGAGACAGTGTTAGGCAACACCATGTGTACACTGGATTTCTACGAAG GTCAAGGCCGTTTGGATGGTGCTTTCTGCTCCTACACTGAGAAGGATAAACAGGAATACCTCAACAAAGCCAATCAGGCAGGAGTCTGCAATATTGAAATGGAGTCTTCTGTTTTTGCTGCCATGTGCAAGCTGAGTGGTCTTCGAG CGGCCGTGGTTTGCGTGACATTACTGGATCGGCTGAAGGGGGATCAGCTGAGCAGCTCCCATGAAGTTCTTCACAATTACCAACAACGTCCGCAGATACTCGTTGGCCACTACATTAAGAAGCATTTGAATGCCAACGCAGTACGTAGCTAA